The Cloacibacterium caeni region TGAAACTTATTTTGATTTTTTTCCAATGGAAAAATTGGCAGGGAGTTTTAAAAATGCCATCAGTGATAATGGTAAAATAGCCATTTCTGAAGAAACCGCTAAGTCTCTATTTGGAAATGAATATAAAAATTGTATTGGGAAAACCGTGAAACTAGATGATAATGAAAATAAATCTTTAATCATTACTGTAGTTTACAAAATACCAGAAAAGAATACCGTTTTTAAGCCAGGATTCATTATGAGACATCCTGGTTTGGATCAAAAAAAATTAGAATGGACCAATTATAGTTACATAGGTTATTTTAAATTAAAGTCAGGTACTGATGTTGCAGCTCTAGAGAAAAAACTCTCTGCTCAAATGTCTGAACAAGAAAAAATTGCTTCTGAAAAATGGGGGGAAAAATATGATGAGAAAAACAAAGCCAATGTTTTTTTAACACCAATTTCGGATATGAAATTAGAAGCTAAAAGCGAGGGTGTAGAAAAAGGTGACAAAAAATCGATTATGATTTTGCTTGGTCTTTCTGCTTTAATTTTGCTTTTATCAGGAATTAATTTGGTTAATTTAAAAACGGCGCAAGCTTCTCAACGCGCCAAAGAAGTGGGCGTAAGAAAAGCAATTGGAAGTTCTAAGTCTAAAATTATCGCTCAATTTTTATTAGAAAATTTAATTATTTGTCTTGTCGCTTACATTATTGCATTTGCTTCTATAGAACTATTGTTGCCATCTTATAACAAATTCTTAGGAAAAGAAATTTTACTGAATGATTATCGAATTTTTATCTATTCCGGAGTTTTATTGTTGGTTTTTGCATTGATCTCAGGTGTTATTCCTGCGATGTATTTGTCTAATTTTAAACCAATTAATACTTTGAAAGGTAATTTTGCAAGAAGTAAAAGTGGCGTTTGGTTGAGAAATTCTATTTTGAGTTTACAATTGATTATTTCTTCGTTTTTCATTATTTGTTCTTTAATTATTCATAGTCAGGTAAAATACATGATGAATAAAGATTTGGGTTTCAAAGGTGATCAGGTGATTCAAATTCAATTCAAAAAAACAGATTGGCAAAATGATTATAATTCTAAAAAATACATAAGACTTAAAAACGAAGTTTCAAAAATAGCAGGTGTACAAGATATTACAAGTTCTGTATTTAGAATAGGCTTAGGATTAATGAATTCTTCATCTGTTAAAAATGCAATAGATACTACAAAAACAATTAATAATGTAGGAGTTGGTGGTATAGATTATAATTATTTTAAATTCTACAAAATGAAATTTGTTTCGGGTAGAGATTTAGATTTACGTCTGGCTTCTGATACTATTTCTGGAGCTATTGCCAACGAAACATTCATTAAACAAATGGGCTGGAACAAAGATAACGCGCTTGGCAAAGAAATTTATCCTGGTTGGGAAGACAAGAAAAAATACAAAATTATAGGCGTTCTCAAAGATTTTTATGTGAATGGAGTTGATAAACCTGTA contains the following coding sequences:
- a CDS encoding ABC transporter permease codes for the protein MLNNWLKIAFANYKKNWLSTIINVLGLSLGLCIFLMAFIHWQDEKSYEQWIPNKENIYLVENSNSDFGNIVVSSFPALAVSKEKFKEIEDFAIANSWGAYKTRLMAGEKSVYITSCRASETYFDFFPMEKLAGSFKNAISDNGKIAISEETAKSLFGNEYKNCIGKTVKLDDNENKSLIITVVYKIPEKNTVFKPGFIMRHPGLDQKKLEWTNYSYIGYFKLKSGTDVAALEKKLSAQMSEQEKIASEKWGEKYDEKNKANVFLTPISDMKLEAKSEGVEKGDKKSIMILLGLSALILLLSGINLVNLKTAQASQRAKEVGVRKAIGSSKSKIIAQFLLENLIICLVAYIIAFASIELLLPSYNKFLGKEILLNDYRIFIYSGVLLLVFALISGVIPAMYLSNFKPINTLKGNFARSKSGVWLRNSILSLQLIISSFFIICSLIIHSQVKYMMNKDLGFKGDQVIQIQFKKTDWQNDYNSKKYIRLKNEVSKIAGVQDITSSVFRIGLGLMNSSSVKNAIDTTKTINNVGVGGIDYNYFKFYKMKFVSGRDLDLRLASDTISGAIANETFIKQMGWNKDNALGKEIYPGWEDKKKYKIIGVLKDFYVNGVDKPVEPILFFNYDRNWAKNNMSNLQIKLTGDDIDGTLERIKQFWLTKAEPGYPFDYEFVDKQFAKTFEKFQKQQTLFTILNIVVLLVALLGLFALSSLLIEQKLKDVAIKKTLGADERTIVWDLTKRFLIIASIAVIISIPFGYYAMNEWLKDFAYRIEMPIWPYILSFAMLLLLTFAVVSIKAYRATKINLVNYLKYE